In a single window of the Sporichthya brevicatena genome:
- a CDS encoding cytochrome C oxidase subunit IV family protein: MSATETVQTGASMPPEDSIDVVVHPSQRAILVVWVMLILATCASWVIGINEEGTPGDVHPMNTLLLVIALAKVRFVGIYFMELATAPRVLRGIFEAWAVLAAALLCLLYVLL, from the coding sequence ATGAGTGCAACCGAGACGGTGCAGACGGGTGCGTCGATGCCACCAGAGGACTCGATCGACGTCGTCGTCCACCCCAGCCAGCGCGCGATTCTCGTGGTCTGGGTGATGCTGATTCTTGCCACCTGTGCCTCGTGGGTCATCGGCATCAACGAGGAGGGCACTCCGGGCGACGTGCACCCGATGAACACGTTGCTGCTGGTGATCGCCCTCGCGAAGGTGCGCTTCGTCGGTATCTACTTCATGGAGCTCGCGACCGCGCCGAGGGTGCTCCGCGGCATCTTCGAGGCGTGGGCCGTCCTGGCGGCCGCCCTGCTCTGCCTGCTGTACGTACTGCTGTGA
- a CDS encoding mycofactocin-coupled SDR family oxidoreductase, with amino-acid sequence MAKLEGKVALITGAARGQGRAHALRLAQEGADIVAVDICADIAENPYSLATAADLEETVQAVKALDRRIVAAQVDVRDAAAMEAVVRDAVAELGRLDIVVANAGISPLTKTPEDPVATWQAVIDVNLTGVFNTIQAAVPAIVAGSAGGSIVITSSAAGLKGNLTMKTIGGFGYTAAKHGVVGLMRAFANDLAEHSIRVNTVHPCGVNTAMVNNPAVGELLQSDPSAGMALVNLLPGVAMIEPEDVSAAVAWLASDEARYVTGVALPVDAGFTVK; translated from the coding sequence ATGGCAAAGCTTGAGGGCAAGGTTGCCCTGATCACCGGAGCGGCTCGTGGCCAGGGGCGTGCACACGCCCTGCGTCTGGCCCAGGAGGGCGCCGACATCGTCGCCGTCGACATCTGCGCGGACATCGCCGAGAACCCGTACTCCCTCGCGACTGCGGCGGATCTTGAGGAGACGGTTCAGGCCGTCAAGGCGCTCGACCGCCGAATCGTCGCGGCTCAGGTCGACGTGCGCGACGCCGCGGCTATGGAGGCGGTCGTCCGCGACGCCGTGGCGGAGCTCGGCCGACTCGACATCGTGGTGGCGAACGCGGGCATCTCCCCGTTGACGAAGACCCCCGAGGACCCGGTGGCGACCTGGCAGGCCGTCATCGACGTCAACCTGACCGGTGTGTTCAACACGATCCAGGCTGCGGTGCCGGCGATCGTGGCCGGCAGCGCCGGCGGCAGCATCGTCATCACCAGTTCGGCGGCCGGTCTCAAGGGCAACCTGACGATGAAGACGATCGGTGGCTTCGGGTACACCGCGGCGAAGCACGGTGTTGTCGGGCTGATGCGGGCTTTCGCCAACGACCTCGCCGAGCACAGCATCCGCGTCAACACCGTCCACCCCTGCGGCGTCAACACCGCCATGGTGAACAACCCCGCCGTGGGTGAGCTGCTGCAGAGCGACCCCTCCGCCGGGATGGCGCTCGTCAACCTGCTGCCCGGTGTGGCGATGATCGAGCCCGAGGACGTCAGTGCCGCGGTGGCCTGGCTGGCCTCGGACGAGGCTCGGTACGTCACGGGCGTCGCGCTGCCGGTGGACGCCGGTTTCACCGTCAAGTAA